Genomic window (Deltaproteobacteria bacterium):
GGCTATACTTCTCCCGGTATCGGCATTATCTTTGTGTCCCATGGCCGGGCCATCGACCTTGTTCTTCGGGGAAATGAGGATCAAAAGGAAAAATACCTTCCCCGGATGGCCCAGGGACATTTAGGAGCCATTGCCATGACCGAGGAAAAGGCCGGTTCTGATGCCAGTGCCATCGGCCTTATGGCCAGACGTTTGAATCAGCACTATCGATTCAACGGCGAGAAGATTTTTATCTCTAACAGCGGCTTGGCCGATATCTATACCATCCTGGTCAATACCAAAGGGATCAAAGGCCCCCGTTCGTTAAGTGTGTTTATTGTCGAGAATCAAACCCCGGGATTCTTTATAAAGGGACTCCCGGAAAAAGATGGTTTGAAGGCCTTGCCGATCGGACGGCTCATCTTTCAGGACGCCCTCGTACCCCTGGAAAACAGGGTCGGAGAAGAAGGAATGGGTCTTCTTTTGACCCTTGATGTTATCGACCAGGGAAGAATTTATATTGCCGGCATCTGCTGCGGGTTGGCTTTCCGGATTTTCCGGGAGCTCTATCAATATGCCCTGCGAAGAAAACAATTTGATCATTCCCTGACCAGCAGTCAGGATATCAGTTTCCAACTGGTCGATATGCACACCAAAATCAATGCGGCCAGAGGCCTTTGTTTACACGCCCTGGAACAGATCGGAAGTCCTTATTACCGGATGAGTTCT
Coding sequences:
- a CDS encoding acyl-CoA dehydrogenase family protein, with the protein product MENLLSILDSFQPGWKKKAYVGDLIAILKEMVIPNYSLLETRIEDNKAIFPKEWDQIVSAFREAHIFDLLVPPEYGGRKTSEGDIYCLMELLGYTSPGIGIIFVSHGRAIDLVLRGNEDQKEKYLPRMAQGHLGAIAMTEEKAGSDASAIGLMARRLNQHYRFNGEKIFISNSGLADIYTILVNTKGIKGPRSLSVFIVENQTPGFFIKGLPEKDGLKALPIGRLIFQDALVPLENRVGEEGMGLLLTLDVIDQGRIYIAGICCGLAFRIFRELYQYALRRKQFDHSLTSSQDISFQLVDMHTKINAARGLCLHALEQIGSPYYRMSSSQAKLFASQMVMDVAARAMVLMGGRGYLKNDLINQLSADARGMEYLEGTSNVQKMIITRELFKMYHKEIDDLINSGK